From Pristiophorus japonicus isolate sPriJap1 chromosome 7, sPriJap1.hap1, whole genome shotgun sequence, one genomic window encodes:
- the LOC139267489 gene encoding uncharacterized protein: MCKLAGVFVLSCAILAELEGLQDNLFYQTHTRLHGNRTVCYPLAQSVEALFVATPGWTPRDLYMADTSDAPCEGQTGEYRKGIPGRCVELIDSMNPECRGSQGKNGAVCSDIASYPLCFSGQGWGCVYALVPGNATCVQTQCALQHCRVRKGQFTCTCNEQRCLNVTAGRQVICGQCNGTHVSSETWAYPFDAYQLVGSGSNSREPSNWWYKQFTSVSNTNVKCYRAKEGFVFLLNGTFKTATPTLPVLFAVGTIGPLTVPCPKRGHTRKRIVTRAISKEFCADWEDPITLGSSLGYGFLGALSVGGSAGVISAKNRNYLICGLTILGNSTSKGLDAINRELSELRLYTQQTRYAVDYQLAQQGGVCTIIGDKCITHVTDESYNITQAIDAIRKQLDEFRQGPEKGDGWLDWLLGGSWGSYLLENQEEYEKQE, translated from the coding sequence atgtgtaagctagcaggtgtatttgtgctatcttgtgctatcctagcagaattagaagggctacaggataacttattttatcagacccatacccgattgcatggcaatcgaactgtgtgttacccactagcccaatcagtcgaggccctgttcgtggccacccctgggtggactcCCCGCGACTTATACATGGcagatacctcggacgcaccctgtgagggacaaacgggcgaatatagaaagggtataccgggaagatgtgtggaattaatagactccatgaatcctgagtgcaggggatcccagggaaagaacggagcggtatgctcggacattgcaagctacccgctttgcttctcaggacaagggtggggttgtgtatatgccctggtccccgggaacgccacctgtgtgcagacgcagtgtgcccttcagcactgtcgagtgcgtaagggccagtttacctgtacctgtaacgagcaaagatgcctgaacgtgaccgcaggaaggcaagttatctgcggtcagtgtaacggaactcatgtcagctcagaaacatgggcatacccgtttgatgcttaccaattggtaggatcaggctcaaattcaagggaaccgagcaattggtggtataagcagttcacgagtgttagcaacactaacgtaaagtgttatagagctaaggaaggattTGTGTTCCTCCTTAATGGTAcctttaagacagccacaccgaccctcccggtcctctttgcagtaggaactataggaccactcacagtcccatgccccaaaagggggcatacccggaaaaggatagtaacacgggccatcagtAAGGaattctgtgccgattgggaggatcctatcacgctaGGATCATCACTCGGCTATGGGTTCCTTGGGGCCCTGTCTGTAGGTGGATCGGcaggggtaattagtgccaaaaataggaactacctTATTTGCGGATTGACCATTTTGGGCAATAGCACATCTAAGGGACTGGATGCCATTAACCGAGAGCTGTCTGAActaagattgtatacgcagcaaacccgctatgccgtagattatcagctggcccaacaaggaggagtgtgcaccattataggggacaaatgtataacacatgtaacggatgaatcatacaatatcacccaagccattgatgccataagaaagcagctggatgagtttaggcaAGGCCCAGAGAAAGGAGATGGTTGGTTAGATTGGTTACTCGGAGGATCATGGGGATCCTATTTACTCGAGaatcaagaagagtatgagaaacaagaatga